In a genomic window of Vigna angularis cultivar LongXiaoDou No.4 chromosome 6, ASM1680809v1, whole genome shotgun sequence:
- the LOC108330297 gene encoding uncharacterized protein LOC108330297: MDIFKQLENTIPLTEALQQIPAYAKHLKQFLTKKKKNADEETIEVQGNCSAILQKSLPPKFKDPGSFNIPCTIGNHDIGKALVDLGASTNLMSLSMLKKIGGLEVKPIRMILQMVDRSIKHPYGVVEDVVIQIDKLKFPIDFVVMEVGEDVDIPLILGRPFMKTTKVVIHVDDGVLTLKDQDKEVTFSKLWCFSLTS; the protein is encoded by the coding sequence ATGgatatcttcaagcaattggagaatACTATACccttgaccgaagcactgcaacaaattcctgcttatgcaaAACACTTGAAGCAATTTCTgactaaaaagaagaaaaatgcagatgaagaaacaattgaagtgcaggGTAATTGCAGTGCCATTTTGCAGAAGAGtctccctccaaaattcaaagatccaggaagtttcaaTATCCCTTGCACCATTGGGAAtcatgatatagggaaggctctAGTTGACCTAGGGGCTAGCACCAATCTGATGTCCCTATCTATGCtcaagaagattggtggtcttgaggTCAAACCTATAAGAATGATCTTGCAAATGGTAGACAGATCCATCAAGCATCCTTATGGTGTAGTAGAAGATGTTGTGATCCAGATTGACAAACTCAAATTCCCAATTGACTTTGTAGTGATGGAAGTAGGGGAAGATGTAGATATCcctctcattcttggaagaccattcatgaagacaaccAAGGTTGTAATTCATGTAGATGACGGAGTTCTAACATTGAAAGACCAAGATAAAGAGGTGACTTTTAGCAAACTATGGTGCTTTAGCCTAACAAGCtaa
- the LOC108330298 gene encoding uncharacterized protein LOC108330298, with product MATSTMKLFITILLCVFFSQGYSKCSLEDIHVSQTITGLTVKGKQELNVTIANWCSCAQSNLKLDCRGFQSTKPIDPSILKVSGNVCLVNGGKPILEGAVEFSYAWNTPFSFDPISSNISCH from the exons ATGGCCACCTCAACTATGAAGCTTTTCATCACAATTCTCTTATGTGTCTTCTTTTCTCAAG GTTATAGCAAATGCTCTTTGGAAGATATTCATGTAAGCCAAACAATAACTGGACTTACAGTGAAGGGGAAGCAAGAACTGAATGTGACTATTGCAAATTGGTGTTCTTGTGCTCAATCAAATCTGAAACTTGATTGCAGAGGATTTCAATCCACGAAACCAATAGACCCTTCAATTTTGAAAGTTTCTGGCAATGTTTGTCTTGTTAATGGTGGAAAACCTATATTAGAGGGTGCTGTTGAATTTAGCTATGCTTGGAATACTCCATTTTCATTTGATCCTAtttcttcaaatatttcttGTCATTGA